Proteins encoded together in one Papio anubis isolate 15944 chromosome 3, Panubis1.0, whole genome shotgun sequence window:
- the LOC101022655 gene encoding transmembrane protein 230 has product MMPSRTNLATGIPSSKVKYSRLSSTDDGYIDLQFKKTPPKIPYKAIALATVLFLIGAFLIIIGSLLLSGYISKGGADRAVPVLIIGILVFLPGFYHLRIAYYASKGYRGYSYDDIPDFDD; this is encoded by the coding sequence ATGATGCCGTCCCGTACCAACCTGGCTACTGGAATCCCCAGTAGTAAAGTGAAATATTCAAGGCTCTCCAGCACAGACGATGGCTACATTGACCTTCAGTTTAAGAAAACTCCTCCTAAGATCCCTTATAAGGCCATCGCACTTGCCACTGTGCTGTTTTTGATCGGCGCCTTTCTCATTATTATAGGCTCCCTCCTGCTGTCAGGCTACATCAGCAAAGGGGGGGCAGACCGGGCCGTTCCAGTGCTGATCATTGGCATTCTGGTGTTCCTACCGGGTTTTTACCACCTGCGCATCGCTTACTACGCATCCAAAGGCTACCGTGGTTACTCCTATGATGACATTCCAGACTTTGATGACTAG